The window CCTTTTCGCAAGGGCTGTCCGGACGACGCCCACAGGATTCGCGCTGGACCCCGCCTACTTCCCGCCTCGCGTTCTCATCTCCGGCTATCCGAGGACCTCGCATCGCTTCATTGAGGAGACCTGCCCCGAGCGTCATCAGAGCGAGCCGGTTCTGGATGTTCATCGGGACCTGGCAGCAGCGCTACAGGAGCGCACCGACCAGGTGATGCTGCATCTGGCTCGTCGGGCGCGGGCAGTCACCGGTTCACGGCGACTGAGCGTGGGCGGCGGCGTGGCGGCCAACTGCGTCAGCATCGGTCGGATCGTCCAGGCGGGCATCTTCGATGAGGTCTTCGTGCCGCCCGCACCCGGCGACGCCGGCACAGCCATCGGTGCCGCGATTGCCATACACGCTGACAGCCGCAGCCGACGCCCGCTATCGAGGATCGCCCGCACCTGCTACCTAGGTCCGTCCTTCAGGGACCAGCACCTCGATCTTTCCCACTGGCCGGGGCTCCAGCAGAAGTTCTTGGGCATCGAGGTCGCCGAGTTCCTCGCCGACCAGTTGTCCCACGGAATGATCGTCGGCCTGTTCCAGGGACCTGTGGAAGCTGGCCCGCGCGCTCTGGGGAACCGGTCAATCCTCGCCTCGCCCCTGCAAGCCGACATCGTCGACAGGCTCAACGCCACGGTGAAGTTCCGGGAGCCGTTCCGGCCCTTCGCCCCGGTGGTTCTGGCCGGGCGTGCCGAGGAGTTCTTCACCCTCGGCCAGGAGGCGCCGTACATGTCCATCGCCTCCGGCGTGACGGACCTGGCCCGCCAACGCATCCCCTCGGTCGTCCACGCCAACGGCACCGCGCGGCTTCAGACCGTCACACAATCCCAGAATCCCTTCCTTTGCGACGTCCTGCGGGCGTTCGCCCGCCGCACCGACGTGCCCGTACTGATCAACACGTCCCTCAACATCAAGGGCATGCCGATCTGCGGCACTCCGGCCATGGCCCTCGACTGCCTGGCGAACTCCGGGCTGGACGCACTACTGCTGGAAGGCCGGTGGATCACGAAATGAGGATCGGCTACAGCTTCTGGGGCTTCCTGGGCAACGGCATCACCGACACTCCTGACGGAGGTCGCAGTCACCGCCGCCCGCTGGTTGACGCCCTCCTTGCCCGCGGCCACGACGTGGTGTTCCTCCAGGCCAACCGCGATCTCCTCGAAGCCGGTGACGACCTCGGCTACGCCTACGAATTCAACATGGGTCTCCCGGAGATCGACGTACTGTTCCTCGAATGGCGCTGGGCAATCAGCGCACGCAACACGACCTGCTGCGGCAGTGTCGGTCACGCCTGCGACCTGCACCGTCAGGCCGAACTCCTGAAGCACTACTCCGTGCGGCACCTCACACCCACGGTGATCTGGGACAAGGACCGACAGCTGCCTCCCGGTAGCGCGTGGCGCCGCGCGAAGAGGACGGCTGTATGCGAGGCCGCTCTGGCCCCCTCAGCCGACGCTCATCAGCTCCTTTTCCCCGTTGACGACCGCCTGATGGCACAGGCTGATCCGAAGGGCCTCGCTCGAAAGCCACGAGCGCTCGCGTTGGGATACGTCGGCAACCAGTACGACCGCGACGAGCACTTCGACCGCTTCTTCGCCCCGGCGGCTGCCAGTTTCGAGCACCAGGTCGGGGGCAAGTGGCCGAGGACCGCTCGCTGGCCACATGTGTCCTTCCTCGGAAGAATCCCCTTCGAGCAAGTGCACCATCTGTATGGCAACGCCCTGGCCACCGTGCTGCTGTTGCCCCAGCGGTACGCCGTCGTCGGCCAGATGACGCAGAGGATCTTCGAGGCCGCGCTCGCCGGCTGTCTGCCCCTCGCCCCAGCGGACATCCGTCACGCCGACCGGTTCGTACCGAGGGACCTCGTCGTCGAGTCCAGCGATCAGGTGATCGAGCGGATCAGGCACCTGCAAAGGATCGCTGGCTCGCCGGAGCACGCGGACCTGGTCGCCGCGTGCATAGAGCGCCTGGACCTGTTCCGTCTGAGTCATCAGGTCGACGTCCTGGAGGACATCCTCCACAGGGTCGCAGGTGCCGAGACACGGCGAGGTGCAGTCTGATGACCTTGCCCATGCTCCTGTGTGGATCATCCGTACGCGTCCTGGCGGTCGAGACGTCCGGGCGTCCGAGGGCCTCTAGGGTGGAACACCATGAAGAAGGTCGCCATCGTCGGCTGCGGAGGCAGCGGCAAGTCGTATCTGGCCCGCGAACTGGGCCGGATCCTCGACGCCCCGGTGACGCATCTGGACGCCGCCTTCTACGACGAGGACTGGCACGAGCTTCCGATGGAGGAGTTCGCAGAGCTACAACGTCGGCTGGTCTCGCAGCCGCAGTGGGTGATCGATGGCAACTACAACTCGACGTTGCAGATCAGACTCGAAGCCTGCGACACCGTGATCCTCATGGATGTGTCCACCGTGGCCGCCCTGTACGGAATCCTTGCACGGCAGATCCGACACGGAGCCGGACACAAGGGCAACGGCGTGCACAACCGCATTCACTCGGGCGTGATCAAGTACGTCGCGACGTACCGGCGCAAAATGCGTCCCCGCGTCATGGCCAAGATCGAGCAACACGCAGCCGGTCACGCGAACGTGGTCCTGTTGACCAACCGCAGGCAGACTCGACGCTGGCTCCGGAAGGTCTCGGCCGAGCAGCGCTGAGGAATCTGCTCCACCCATTTCGGGGGTGGAGCGCATGACCAGCAACCCCTTCCTCGACCCGGCTCGGACCAGCCAGCTGTACGGCGACGCGTCCCGCCTGGCGAACCGCTCCAGCGCACTGATGCGTGCAAAGACGGCCGGCCGCCCGGTTCCCGAGACGATCATCGACCTCGTCCGCCGCCACCGGACCGATCGCTCGGGTCGTCTGCGGCGCGTGCTGGACGTCGGCTGCGGACGGGGCGGCACCAGCCGGGCCCTCGCCAAGGGACTGCGACCGATCCACCTGGTCGGAATCGACGCCGCCCCCGCGCTGCTGACCGCGGCGAGGCAACGCGTGATTCGCGTCGACGGTGTCCGCTCGGACTTCGTGCAGGCCGACTTCCACCAGCTTCCGCTCGCAGCTGGGTTCTGTGACCTGGCCATTGCCGCCTTCTGTCTCTACCACTCGGCCCGACCAGCCGATGTCGTTGCGGAGATCGCGCGCGCCCTGGCGCCGGACGGACTCGCCGTCCTGGTCACCAAGTCTCTCGACAGCTATCGCGAACTGGACGTCCTCGTGGCCTCCGCCGGTCTCGATCCGTGTGCCAATCAGCACGAGAGCCTCTACACCACGGCGCACAGCGGCAACCTGGCCCGCCTCGCTTCATCCCATCTCAACGTCCTGGCGACCCATCACGAAGAGCACCGGTTCACCTTCGCCGGACACGAGCACGCCGCCGAGTACTTGGCCACGACCCCCAAGTACGCCTTCTCCCCCGGCCTGGATGGCAACCCGATCGCAATCTCGGCGGCACTGCACAGCGCTCGGCCCGACCGCCCGGTCACGACAAGCTCCACCGTCACCTACGTAGTGGCCCGGGCCCGAGGAGGCAGGCCTGAATGACCACCTACTTCACGAAGCACTACGCCACCGATGAGCAAGCCGGTCAGGCGGCACGACACTACGGTTGGCTCGCCACCCACGCGCAGCCGTTCCGGCAGCCGACGCTCACGGTTTCCGGGCCGGCCGCGCTGTCCTTCACCTGGGTCCAGGGCCGACACGCCGAGCAGAGGGATCTGCCCGAGCTGGCAGCTTTGTTGGGCGACGCCCACGGGGCGGCCTGGGCCAGCGATCTCCACGGCGCCGAGTTGACGAGAGCGCACCAGTTCAGTGACGGCACCGAGTTCAGCAGCTATCTCGGACTGCGGGAGGAGGCGCTGCGCCGTCGCAGACAGCAGGGCTTTCTGCCCACTGACCGGGCGCTGGACATGATGCTGGCGATCTTGAATAGGACAGCCGAGGGCCCCACCGCTTTCTACAAGGACAGCAACCTGCGGAACTTCCTGTTCACGGACGACGGGACGGTGTTCGTCGTCGATACCGACCACCTCTCGCTCGCCCCGTTCGCATACGACCTGGC of the Streptomyces sp. NBC_00287 genome contains:
- a CDS encoding carbamoyltransferase family protein; this translates as MDHSNVILGVCSYTHDSAAALLVDGQLIGFAEEERLNGRKHTSDYPGRSVDWLLREAGITAGDVDAVAYNFQPVGYLYESPAALRLVSSATTRDRAIARAVGFARVACRTRRRLRALSRRFPTARVSAVQHHRAHQLVAFAASGWEESAVLVVDSLGERQTTTIAHAHDAFRPVARTLHSINDPASLGYAYGAVTEHLGWRRGDEEGTVMALAALGDPDRFRHLFARAVRTTPTGFALDPAYFPPRVLISGYPRTSHRFIEETCPERHQSEPVLDVHRDLAAALQERTDQVMLHLARRARAVTGSRRLSVGGGVAANCVSIGRIVQAGIFDEVFVPPAPGDAGTAIGAAIAIHADSRSRRPLSRIARTCYLGPSFRDQHLDLSHWPGLQQKFLGIEVAEFLADQLSHGMIVGLFQGPVEAGPRALGNRSILASPLQADIVDRLNATVKFREPFRPFAPVVLAGRAEEFFTLGQEAPYMSIASGVTDLARQRIPSVVHANGTARLQTVTQSQNPFLCDVLRAFARRTDVPVLINTSLNIKGMPICGTPAMALDCLANSGLDALLLEGRWITK
- a CDS encoding glycosyltransferase family protein translates to MRIGYSFWGFLGNGITDTPDGGRSHRRPLVDALLARGHDVVFLQANRDLLEAGDDLGYAYEFNMGLPEIDVLFLEWRWAISARNTTCCGSVGHACDLHRQAELLKHYSVRHLTPTVIWDKDRQLPPGSAWRRAKRTAVCEAALAPSADAHQLLFPVDDRLMAQADPKGLARKPRALALGYVGNQYDRDEHFDRFFAPAAASFEHQVGGKWPRTARWPHVSFLGRIPFEQVHHLYGNALATVLLLPQRYAVVGQMTQRIFEAALAGCLPLAPADIRHADRFVPRDLVVESSDQVIERIRHLQRIAGSPEHADLVAACIERLDLFRLSHQVDVLEDILHRVAGAETRRGAV
- a CDS encoding topology modulation protein; amino-acid sequence: MKKVAIVGCGGSGKSYLARELGRILDAPVTHLDAAFYDEDWHELPMEEFAELQRRLVSQPQWVIDGNYNSTLQIRLEACDTVILMDVSTVAALYGILARQIRHGAGHKGNGVHNRIHSGVIKYVATYRRKMRPRVMAKIEQHAAGHANVVLLTNRRQTRRWLRKVSAEQR
- a CDS encoding class I SAM-dependent methyltransferase, with product MTSNPFLDPARTSQLYGDASRLANRSSALMRAKTAGRPVPETIIDLVRRHRTDRSGRLRRVLDVGCGRGGTSRALAKGLRPIHLVGIDAAPALLTAARQRVIRVDGVRSDFVQADFHQLPLAAGFCDLAIAAFCLYHSARPADVVAEIARALAPDGLAVLVTKSLDSYRELDVLVASAGLDPCANQHESLYTTAHSGNLARLASSHLNVLATHHEEHRFTFAGHEHAAEYLATTPKYAFSPGLDGNPIAISAALHSARPDRPVTTSSTVTYVVARARGGRPE
- a CDS encoding phosphotransferase; the encoded protein is MTTYFTKHYATDEQAGQAARHYGWLATHAQPFRQPTLTVSGPAALSFTWVQGRHAEQRDLPELAALLGDAHGAAWASDLHGAELTRAHQFSDGTEFSSYLGLREEALRRRRQQGFLPTDRALDMMLAILNRTAEGPTAFYKDSNLRNFLFTDDGTVFVVDTDHLSLAPFAYDLAKLVTSLIMTHGPLPDHSLDGALGAYNEAAARHDARLGATDRDRLDDFLALHAVLTAPYSGRHGYRHADPIASHGPERSS